One Candidatus Binatia bacterium genomic window carries:
- a CDS encoding TetR/AcrR family transcriptional regulator → MATKAKQNRAETERRLIDAALGLIRRNGVLSGLNLREVADGAGVNRGNIYHYFGSRRELLRAAIARRFEGVVQTLLADRRGVSFVERRLRAFRLPSKIQDSRLRALLVIDGDESVDPMPQYEAALSSLRQDVIDGDIDRAHDLEALQVALSALLRGYRIFREPYAKRIDTGVADLDERVAAIIRTWLEAMAEPPASTPGGPQ, encoded by the coding sequence ATGGCGACGAAGGCAAAGCAAAATCGCGCCGAAACCGAGCGTCGACTCATCGATGCGGCCCTAGGCCTGATCCGGCGCAACGGCGTGCTGTCGGGTCTCAATCTCCGCGAGGTCGCCGACGGTGCGGGGGTCAATCGTGGCAACATCTATCACTACTTCGGCTCGAGACGGGAGTTGCTGCGGGCGGCGATTGCCCGTCGTTTCGAAGGGGTGGTCCAAACTCTGTTGGCCGACAGGCGGGGCGTCTCCTTCGTCGAGCGGAGGCTTAGGGCCTTCCGGTTGCCCAGTAAGATTCAGGACAGCCGACTGCGCGCCCTGCTCGTCATCGACGGGGACGAAAGCGTCGACCCGATGCCTCAATACGAGGCGGCGCTCAGTAGCCTGCGCCAGGACGTCATCGACGGGGACATCGATCGTGCCCACGATCTCGAGGCGCTGCAGGTAGCGCTCTCGGCGCTGCTCCGTGGCTACCGCATCTTCCGCGAACCTTACGCGAAGCGCATCGATACCGGTGTGGCCGACCTCGACGAGCGCGTTGCCGCCATCATACGCACCTGGCTCGAGGCGATGGCAGAGCCGCCGGCGTCGACTCCGGGTGGTCCGCAGTGA